In the Topomyia yanbarensis strain Yona2022 chromosome 3, ASM3024719v1, whole genome shotgun sequence genome, one interval contains:
- the LOC131687709 gene encoding uncharacterized protein LOC131687709 gives MKPVHRRAAPQKAFIAVFICFATKAVHLELVCDLSTDAFVAALRRFIARRGNPAEIHSDNGTNFQGAKNVLTALHTMLNNKKDQEKIANECTSRRIEWKFIPPRAPNFGGLWEAAVKTAKSSLTKTLGNCKLSYEDYATLLTQIEANMNARPLTPLSEDPTELDVLTPGHFLTGTSLTALPDPDYTSTPMNRLKHYQQLQQLIQQHWIRWKKEYLTELNSQQQTSSSPVEIHVGQLVLVREDNKPSLNWPLARIIATHPGEDGCTRVATVKTAAGIYTRPTSRICPLPINHNLHPHQEQLQSATAASSMANSGAS, from the coding sequence ATGAAACCTGTACATCGACGAGCAGCCCCACAGAAAGCATTCATCGCCGTGTTTATTTGCTTCGCCACCAAAGCGGTCCATTTGGAGCTGGTTTGCGATCTCTCGACGGATGCATTCGTCGCCGCTTTGCGCCGTTTCATCGCTCGTCGCGGCAACCCCGCAGAGATTCACTCGGACAATGGAACTAATTTCCAAGGAGCAAAAAACGTACTAACGGCTTTACATACTATGCTCAATAATAAGAAAGATCAGGAAAAAATCGCCAACGAATGCACTAGTAGgagaattgaatggaaatttataCCTCCCAGAGCACCCAACTTCGGTGGGCTTTGGGAAGCAGctgtaaaaaccgcaaaaagTTCGCTAACTAAAACTCTCGGTAACTGTAAGCTGTCATATGAGGATTATGCAACCCTTTTAACGCAAATCGAAGCAAATATGAATGCTCGTCCGCTCACTCCGCTTTCCGAAGACCCTACCGAACTTGACGTGCTTACACCAGGACATTTCCTTACTGGAACATCGTTAACAGCACTACCAGATCCAGACTATACAAGCACCCCAATGAATCGGCTCAAGCACTATCAGCAACTGCAGCAGCTAATTCAACAGCACTGGATTCGATGGAAGAAGGAATATTTGACGGAGCTCAACAGCCAGCAGCAAACATCTTCATCACCGGTCGAGATCCATGTCGGGCAATTGGTTTTGGTACGAGAGGACAACAAACCATCGCTTAATTGGCCGCTCGCCAGAATCATCGCCACTCATCCTGGAGAAGACGGTTGTACACGAGTAGCGACGGTGAAAACAGCAGCTGGTATTTACACTCGTCCAACATCCAGAATTTGTCCACTTCCGATCAACCATAACCTGCATCCACACCAGGAACAACTCCAATCTGCAACAGCAGCATCATCAATGGCTAATAGCGGAGCcagctaa